Proteins co-encoded in one Natronorubrum daqingense genomic window:
- a CDS encoding mechanosensitive ion channel domain-containing protein — MFPLTVLERLSEATGFNARIGMTIAAIGFLVAILLSYRKIKGWFSNRTKPLYGDILATTVLIGSCFLTLAIILGVWDLTDDVQTLYTEDLGLSDDVVLQASVTFVIAVGTLIFTRFVKRLIDEVFGSASAVTDHQREITQRISQVVVWAMAIVVILGVWTDDLASLLAGAGFLGIVVGIAAQQTLGTVLAGFVLMFDRPFEIGDWVEIEDEEGIVTDISIVNTRIQSFDGEYIMIPNDVVSSEMVTNRSKRGRLRVEVDVGVDYEADLERASTLAKDAVEDLEKSLNAPSPQVVTKSFDDSAVTLGVRFWIDNPSSRRFVQARTTAIHEIKRAFDDEGIKIPYPQQELSGRAETGGFQVTGEGTRATDSSPDATESASPADGSALDAGGETNAGSESADETNETGETDDTGGTDDTGGTDDSNEQPHQTTHNPPSEDD; from the coding sequence ATGTTCCCACTGACCGTCCTCGAGCGGCTGTCTGAAGCCACTGGGTTCAACGCTCGGATTGGCATGACGATCGCAGCCATCGGGTTCCTCGTGGCGATCCTCCTCTCGTATCGAAAGATAAAGGGATGGTTCAGTAACCGGACGAAACCGCTGTACGGGGATATCCTCGCGACGACGGTTCTCATCGGCTCGTGTTTCCTCACTCTCGCGATTATCCTGGGTGTGTGGGACCTTACCGACGACGTGCAGACGCTCTACACCGAAGATCTCGGACTCAGTGACGATGTCGTCTTGCAAGCGTCGGTCACGTTCGTTATCGCCGTCGGGACCCTCATCTTCACGCGATTCGTCAAGCGACTCATCGACGAAGTGTTCGGATCGGCATCGGCCGTCACGGACCACCAGCGAGAGATCACACAGCGAATTTCGCAGGTCGTCGTCTGGGCGATGGCGATCGTCGTTATCCTCGGCGTCTGGACCGACGACCTCGCCAGTTTGCTCGCTGGTGCTGGCTTCCTCGGAATCGTCGTCGGCATCGCTGCCCAGCAGACGCTGGGGACGGTCCTCGCTGGGTTCGTCTTGATGTTCGATCGGCCATTCGAGATCGGCGACTGGGTCGAAATAGAGGACGAAGAGGGAATCGTTACCGACATTTCGATCGTCAACACCCGAATCCAGTCGTTCGACGGGGAGTACATCATGATCCCGAACGACGTCGTCTCCTCCGAGATGGTGACGAACCGGTCGAAACGGGGTCGCCTCCGCGTCGAAGTCGACGTCGGTGTGGACTACGAGGCAGACCTCGAGCGAGCGTCGACGCTGGCAAAGGATGCGGTCGAGGACCTCGAGAAGTCGCTCAACGCTCCGTCGCCCCAGGTCGTCACCAAATCCTTCGACGACTCGGCGGTCACGCTCGGCGTCCGATTCTGGATCGACAACCCGAGTTCGCGACGGTTCGTTCAGGCGCGGACGACTGCCATCCACGAGATCAAACGGGCGTTCGACGACGAGGGGATCAAGATTCCGTACCCACAACAGGAGCTCTCCGGTCGGGCCGAAACGGGTGGCTTTCAGGTGACAGGCGAAGGGACTCGAGCGACGGATTCGTCGCCGGATGCAACGGAATCGGCGTCGCCAGCAGACGGATCGGCGTTGGACGCCGGAGGGGAGACGAACGCGGGGTCAGAATCCGCGGACGAAACGAACGAAACGGGCGAAACGGACGACACGGGCGGAAC
- a CDS encoding 16S ribosomal RNA methyltransferase A: protein MRDPDGLIARAGVRGDPNRDQHFLVDDRVLDRLPTYLTELEADTSHLLEIGGGTGALTDRLLAMGDADEEVTVVERDPDLADFLREEFADEIAAERLTVIEGDALEVDLPEFTASVSNLPYGVSSEITFRLLPEQRPLVLMFQQEFAERMVAEPGTSEYGRLSVSTQHYAEPELVESIPKEAFSPPPAVQSAVVSLEPREPDYEVDDEAFFLRFVKALFTQRRKTIRNAIRNTAHISGLEQPDAVVEAADEEILRKRADAMAPAEFAALATLAQSVGEPGPGQ from the coding sequence ATGAGAGATCCAGACGGGCTGATCGCGCGGGCAGGCGTCCGCGGCGACCCCAACCGCGACCAGCACTTTCTCGTCGACGATCGCGTCCTCGACAGACTGCCGACGTACCTCACGGAACTCGAGGCCGACACCTCCCACCTCCTCGAGATCGGTGGCGGAACGGGTGCGCTGACGGATCGATTGCTTGCAATGGGGGACGCGGACGAGGAAGTCACCGTCGTCGAACGAGACCCCGACCTCGCCGACTTTCTGCGTGAGGAGTTCGCCGACGAAATCGCTGCCGAACGGTTGACCGTAATCGAGGGTGACGCACTCGAGGTCGATTTGCCGGAGTTTACGGCCTCCGTCTCCAATCTTCCCTACGGCGTCTCGAGCGAGATTACCTTCCGACTCCTCCCCGAACAGCGGCCGCTCGTCTTGATGTTCCAACAGGAGTTCGCCGAGCGGATGGTCGCCGAACCCGGCACCTCCGAGTACGGTCGCCTCTCCGTCTCGACCCAACACTACGCCGAACCCGAACTCGTCGAGTCGATTCCGAAAGAGGCGTTTTCGCCTCCACCGGCGGTCCAGAGCGCCGTCGTGAGCCTCGAGCCTCGAGAACCCGACTACGAGGTCGACGATGAGGCGTTCTTCCTCCGATTCGTGAAGGCGTTGTTCACCCAGCGACGGAAGACGATCCGAAACGCGATTCGGAACACGGCACACATCTCGGGACTCGAGCAACCGGACGCGGTCGTCGAGGCGGCCGACGAAGAAATTCTTCGAAAGCGTGCGGACGCGATGGCACCGGCGGAGTTCGCCGCGCTGGCGACGCTCGCACAGTCCGTCGGTGAGCCAGGGCCTGGCCAGTAA
- a CDS encoding DUF655 domain-containing protein codes for MSEADNDGTDTRRAVVLDYLAHGLSGDGRPQYEKSPAGYALGVDDFQLYQVAFDEDERLTIGSEVVVEPADERDIVTQSHRVEYTDLSSGAQSELEYVVADLVEENEQRFVDFYNDAQPITLRLHQLNLLPGIGKKLRNGILDERKRKPFESFEELSERVSGLHDPDEILVERIIEELRDDDLKYQTFVGHGE; via the coding sequence ATGAGCGAAGCCGACAACGATGGGACGGACACTCGCCGCGCAGTCGTGTTGGACTATCTCGCACACGGGCTCTCCGGCGATGGTCGTCCCCAGTACGAGAAGTCCCCGGCAGGCTACGCCCTCGGGGTCGACGACTTTCAGCTCTATCAGGTCGCCTTCGACGAGGACGAACGTCTGACCATCGGTAGCGAGGTCGTCGTCGAGCCGGCTGACGAACGCGACATCGTCACCCAGTCCCACCGAGTCGAATACACAGACCTCTCCTCGGGTGCCCAGTCGGAACTCGAGTACGTGGTTGCCGACCTCGTCGAGGAGAACGAACAGCGGTTCGTCGACTTCTACAACGACGCCCAGCCGATTACGCTGCGACTCCACCAGTTGAATCTCCTGCCGGGAATCGGGAAGAAACTGCGTAACGGCATTCTCGACGAACGCAAGCGCAAGCCATTCGAGAGCTTCGAGGAACTCTCCGAACGCGTCTCCGGACTCCACGATCCAGACGAAATCCTCGTCGAACGGATTATCGAGGAACTGCGCGACGACGACCTGAAGTATCAGACGTTCGTCGGCCACGGCGAATAA
- a CDS encoding acyl-CoA dehydrogenase family protein, translating to MLDLTEDQSAFRDDVRTFVAEEIRPNAIELDQTETYPADILAELGDRRLTGLTIPEAYGGMGEGHLELVVLIEELSTALMSVSSSLALHLGVAGVIEQFGTDDQRETYLPEMATFDTVGALGLSEAGAGANKLEMETTATREGDEWVLEGHKQWVTNYFDADCVLTYAKTGPDEEAPHNISAFLVPAEEFEVEENWGTLGAWSVKSPRVRLDNVRVDDAARVGAVGEAYVQRGTLHNGVNLPARGVGIARAALEDTVAYLQEREQYQQPVGDFQGVRWAVGEMAERVETARFHTYRAATKADAGEDVTKEFAMAKLNASEAAIENANDAIRFLGGRGYTTEHHVERYLRDAQLLTIAGGPNDVHRNTLADAVFEEYSDRET from the coding sequence ATGCTCGACCTGACCGAAGATCAATCGGCCTTTCGCGACGACGTCCGGACGTTCGTCGCGGAGGAAATTCGACCGAATGCCATCGAACTGGACCAGACGGAGACGTATCCGGCGGACATCCTCGCAGAACTCGGAGACCGCCGCCTCACCGGGCTGACGATTCCCGAGGCCTACGGCGGAATGGGCGAGGGCCACCTCGAGTTGGTCGTGCTCATCGAGGAGCTCTCGACGGCGCTCATGTCCGTCTCGAGTTCACTCGCGCTCCACCTCGGCGTCGCGGGCGTGATCGAACAGTTCGGAACGGACGACCAGCGCGAGACCTACCTCCCCGAGATGGCGACGTTCGACACCGTCGGTGCGCTCGGCCTCAGCGAGGCCGGGGCCGGGGCGAACAAACTCGAGATGGAGACGACGGCGACCCGCGAGGGCGACGAGTGGGTCCTCGAGGGACACAAACAGTGGGTCACCAATTACTTCGATGCTGACTGCGTGCTCACGTACGCGAAGACGGGTCCCGACGAGGAGGCACCGCACAATATCTCGGCGTTTCTCGTCCCCGCGGAGGAATTCGAGGTCGAAGAGAACTGGGGAACCCTCGGCGCGTGGAGCGTCAAATCGCCGCGCGTCCGCCTCGACAACGTCCGAGTGGACGACGCCGCTCGAGTCGGGGCCGTCGGCGAAGCCTACGTCCAGCGCGGAACGCTCCACAACGGCGTGAACCTGCCGGCTCGAGGCGTGGGCATCGCCCGTGCCGCACTCGAGGATACGGTCGCCTATCTCCAAGAACGAGAGCAGTATCAACAGCCGGTCGGGGACTTCCAGGGTGTCCGCTGGGCAGTTGGAGAGATGGCCGAGCGGGTCGAAACGGCACGATTCCACACGTACCGGGCCGCTACGAAAGCCGACGCTGGCGAAGACGTGACGAAGGAGTTCGCGATGGCGAAGCTCAACGCGAGCGAGGCGGCGATCGAAAACGCGAACGACGCGATCAGATTCCTCGGCGGCCGCGGCTACACGACCGAACACCACGTCGAACGCTACCTTCGAGACGCACAGTTGCTCACGATCGCCGGCGGACCGAACGACGTCCACCGGAATACGCTCGCCGACGCTGTCTTCGAGGAGTATTCCGACCGGGAAACGTAG
- a CDS encoding RNA polymerase Rpb4 family protein encodes MTIFKEIVDEEFLTVSETKELLADIEAERALDEDRELRYELARAIEHVNRFTVLDPEDAQALVDDLEDLEKVDEATAYKIANLLPRNRDELRSVYAQQRYSLSGDELDEILNVVAQYE; translated from the coding sequence ATGACGATCTTCAAAGAGATCGTCGACGAGGAGTTCCTGACCGTCTCGGAAACGAAGGAACTGCTCGCCGACATCGAAGCCGAACGCGCACTCGACGAGGACCGCGAGCTTCGCTACGAACTCGCGCGAGCGATCGAACACGTCAATCGCTTCACCGTCTTGGATCCCGAAGACGCACAGGCACTCGTTGACGACCTCGAGGACCTCGAGAAGGTCGACGAGGCGACGGCGTACAAGATCGCGAACCTCCTCCCACGAAACCGAGACGAACTCCGCTCGGTGTACGCACAGCAACGCTACTCGCTGTCGGGAGACGAACTCGACGAGATTCTCAACGTCGTCGCGCAGTACGAATAG
- a CDS encoding 50S ribosomal protein L21e — MPNSNGPRQGTRRKLANDPRDRGTSPPQRAIQEYEEGEKVHLKIDPSVADGRFHPRFDGQTGEVIGKQGAAFKVQIDDRGKEKTLIVTAAHMRAQNQEKNRI; from the coding sequence ATGCCGAACTCTAATGGCCCTCGTCAGGGAACTCGGAGAAAACTCGCAAACGATCCTCGAGACCGCGGAACGTCCCCGCCACAGCGAGCGATTCAGGAGTACGAAGAAGGCGAAAAAGTGCATCTGAAGATCGACCCGAGCGTGGCAGACGGTCGGTTCCACCCTCGCTTCGACGGACAGACCGGCGAAGTCATCGGGAAGCAAGGCGCTGCGTTCAAGGTTCAGATCGACGATCGCGGCAAAGAGAAGACGCTGATCGTCACCGCAGCCCACATGCGCGCTCAGAACCAAGAGAAGAACCGGATCTGA
- a CDS encoding MBL fold metallo-hydrolase produces the protein MGTNEDRDAGVHTLPLTVEYGGRTITITPTVVETERGLVLIDVGPSGGLEGLKTHLTSLGYDLTDIWLVLLTHHDGDHAGGLAQLLERVDAVVATHREEAPYVRGDRMPIKSDGDRYPPVSVDLELTDGVRIPTLAGPMECVPTPGHTPGHLSIHLPEGNLLVAGDALVGDGDDPLSGPKPEFTPDMDRALESVSQLAALEIDHVVCFHGGYVDHGSEQIREIVDSNTGDDR, from the coding sequence ATGGGAACGAACGAAGATCGCGACGCTGGCGTTCACACGCTGCCGCTTACGGTCGAGTACGGTGGTCGAACTATCACGATCACGCCCACGGTCGTCGAAACCGAGCGCGGCCTGGTCCTGATCGACGTCGGGCCGAGTGGTGGGCTCGAGGGACTCAAGACCCACCTCACCTCGCTCGGTTACGACCTCACGGACATCTGGCTCGTCCTCCTCACGCACCACGACGGCGATCACGCCGGTGGACTCGCACAACTCCTCGAGCGCGTCGACGCGGTCGTCGCGACCCACCGCGAGGAAGCGCCGTACGTCCGCGGCGACCGGATGCCGATCAAGAGCGACGGCGATCGGTATCCTCCGGTATCCGTCGACCTCGAGTTGACGGACGGCGTGCGGATCCCGACGCTCGCGGGCCCGATGGAGTGTGTCCCAACACCCGGCCACACGCCGGGCCACCTCTCGATTCACCTGCCGGAGGGGAACCTCCTCGTCGCCGGCGATGCGCTCGTTGGGGACGGCGACGACCCACTCTCCGGTCCGAAGCCCGAGTTCACGCCCGATATGGACCGAGCGCTCGAGTCCGTGTCACAGCTCGCAGCGCTCGAGATCGATCACGTCGTGTGCTTTCACGGCGGGTACGTCGATCACGGCTCCGAACAGATACGCGAGATCGTCGACAGTAACACCGGTGACGACCGCTAA
- a CDS encoding MFS transporter, protein MNVLSDPRKRRWLAWGALVVVFLLVNLHRLSTAVLSEELTSGFETTAAQLGTLHASFFLIYAAIQIPTGILADRVGPRYVGSIGGLTLSIGAVGFALSDGYLGAFAARGLIGLGSGVIFVSILRFCANWYRADEFATMTGLTGSVAGLGAILSTTPLAVSVDIFGWRETIFGLALVGFIAATSVYVLVRQSPSDAGLEPISGVPEQPTVTFDQTKGHLRTLAGDVDQWLLSTIFFAGNGAVLTLVGLWGIPYLVVVYELDVTTASYFTLLGSVGLLVGPPAIGWISDARGQRLLPMTVGTGLLTVAFSTIPIFGAPPIAVIAFSYLTCGFLFGAAMLSLSVIKDRYPSGASGVATATVNTAGFVGATVLPAIMGVALDAYQMDETVEGTVAYSEFGYRMAFGILTCAVAVAFLCSLWLLVRDRRNGYGAR, encoded by the coding sequence GTGAACGTTCTGTCGGACCCGAGAAAACGACGGTGGCTGGCCTGGGGAGCGCTCGTAGTAGTCTTCTTACTTGTCAACTTACACCGGTTGTCGACGGCCGTCCTCTCAGAGGAGTTGACCAGCGGTTTCGAGACGACGGCCGCCCAACTGGGTACGTTACACGCCTCGTTTTTCCTCATTTACGCCGCGATACAGATTCCGACCGGGATACTCGCCGATCGAGTCGGACCCCGTTACGTCGGTTCCATCGGGGGGCTCACACTCAGTATCGGTGCGGTCGGCTTCGCCCTCAGTGACGGGTACCTGGGCGCGTTCGCCGCCCGCGGGCTCATCGGCCTGGGGAGTGGCGTCATCTTCGTCTCGATACTCCGATTCTGTGCGAACTGGTATCGTGCCGACGAGTTCGCCACGATGACCGGGCTCACGGGAAGCGTCGCCGGACTCGGGGCGATTCTCTCGACGACGCCCCTCGCCGTCTCCGTGGATATTTTCGGCTGGCGCGAAACTATCTTCGGCCTCGCACTCGTCGGATTTATCGCCGCAACGTCGGTCTACGTCCTGGTTCGTCAATCGCCGAGTGACGCCGGACTCGAGCCGATCTCGGGCGTCCCGGAGCAGCCGACGGTGACGTTCGATCAGACGAAAGGCCACCTGCGGACGCTTGCCGGTGACGTAGACCAGTGGCTCTTGTCCACCATCTTCTTCGCCGGAAACGGGGCGGTGCTGACGTTGGTCGGACTGTGGGGCATTCCGTATCTCGTCGTCGTGTACGAACTCGACGTGACGACGGCGTCGTACTTCACGCTCCTCGGTTCGGTCGGGTTGCTCGTCGGCCCGCCGGCAATCGGCTGGATCTCGGATGCTCGCGGGCAACGACTCTTGCCGATGACCGTCGGAACCGGGTTACTGACGGTCGCGTTCAGCACGATCCCGATTTTTGGAGCACCCCCGATCGCCGTCATCGCATTCTCGTATCTCACCTGTGGATTCCTCTTCGGGGCTGCCATGCTCTCGCTGTCGGTCATCAAGGATCGGTACCCGTCCGGTGCCAGCGGCGTTGCGACGGCCACGGTCAACACCGCGGGGTTCGTCGGCGCGACGGTCCTCCCGGCCATCATGGGCGTCGCACTCGATGCGTACCAGATGGACGAAACCGTCGAGGGAACTGTTGCGTACTCCGAATTCGGGTATCGAATGGCGTTCGGTATCCTCACCTGTGCCGTCGCAGTGGCGTTTCTGTGTTCGCTCTGGTTGCTCGTGCGCGACCGTCGAAACGGCTACGGCGCGAGGTGA
- a CDS encoding elongation factor 1-beta has product MGKVAAKIKVMPDSPEIDLDALQERLESALPEGAKINGVEREDVAFGLIALYPTVIVPDGSGGTETVEENFADVDGVESVDVANVGRI; this is encoded by the coding sequence ATGGGGAAAGTAGCTGCCAAAATCAAGGTCATGCCGGACAGCCCAGAAATCGACCTGGACGCCCTCCAGGAGCGCCTCGAGAGCGCCCTCCCTGAGGGTGCGAAAATCAACGGTGTCGAGCGCGAAGACGTCGCGTTCGGCCTGATTGCACTCTACCCAACCGTCATCGTTCCCGACGGCTCGGGTGGAACGGAAACCGTCGAAGAGAACTTTGCAGACGTCGACGGCGTCGAAAGTGTCGACGTCGCCAACGTCGGTCGCATCTAA
- a CDS encoding HVO_2753 family zinc finger protein, translated as MSTTDETRARSCVSCGINISGTNAAAFKCPDCGVQIFRCAKCRKQSNLYECPDCGFTGP; from the coding sequence ATGAGTACGACGGACGAAACGCGAGCACGATCCTGCGTCTCCTGTGGGATCAACATCTCGGGCACGAACGCTGCTGCCTTCAAGTGTCCGGACTGTGGGGTACAGATTTTCCGCTGTGCAAAATGCCGAAAGCAGAGCAACCTCTATGAGTGTCCCGACTGCGGATTTACCGGACCATAA
- the nreA gene encoding DNA repair protein NreA has translation MRLDDYIEDLEPDEEAKRRRLAKEKSYAITDHLEEFEQRFDQSLSGDSLVGSTAPSIFVGRSNYPDIPVGLLSPVGDEDAAEEYVTDGNWYQEGYGITDVLQRRTNLLNSNKRANVDSPSIASRLAPSVHDTWDGFVGVQREVAIAGRPVDLEIGLDGTPDLGLDAGTDVATPRGPRATAQNAELRENPYVPKQVKKTLEDDDWQAQGAMTYLYRRGFDVYDINSILSAGALGEAKQRRLVPTRWSITAVDDTVGQYLRGRIKSEPSIDEVQVWANEYMGNRYWIVMAPGNWEFELVEMKAPGSIWNPNPNDDIWLQSASEGYDGRTSYVEETAGAYYAARLAVLEHLESIGRQAKCLVLREVSDDYWAPVGVWQVRESVRNAFDGAYGEAETFHDAIGEISTQLPVSHARLRRKSELAAGLQANLSAFSSGE, from the coding sequence ATGCGCCTCGACGACTACATCGAGGACTTAGAGCCCGACGAAGAAGCCAAGCGACGCCGACTCGCGAAAGAGAAGTCCTACGCGATTACGGACCACCTCGAGGAGTTCGAGCAGCGCTTCGATCAGTCGCTGAGCGGCGACTCTCTCGTCGGTTCGACGGCACCGTCCATCTTCGTCGGTCGGTCGAATTATCCCGATATTCCCGTCGGCTTACTCTCCCCCGTCGGCGACGAGGACGCTGCCGAAGAGTACGTCACCGACGGTAACTGGTACCAGGAGGGCTATGGAATCACGGACGTTCTCCAGCGCCGGACCAACCTGTTGAACTCGAACAAGCGCGCGAACGTCGACTCGCCGAGTATCGCGAGCCGACTCGCACCCTCGGTTCACGACACGTGGGACGGCTTCGTCGGCGTTCAACGCGAGGTCGCCATCGCCGGGCGCCCCGTCGACCTCGAGATCGGACTCGACGGCACGCCCGACCTCGGCCTCGACGCCGGAACGGACGTCGCCACGCCGCGTGGGCCGCGCGCTACCGCACAGAACGCGGAGTTGCGCGAGAACCCCTACGTCCCAAAACAGGTCAAGAAGACCTTAGAGGACGACGACTGGCAGGCACAGGGGGCGATGACCTACCTCTATCGTCGCGGCTTCGACGTCTACGACATCAACTCGATCCTCTCGGCGGGTGCCCTCGGCGAGGCGAAACAGCGCCGTCTCGTGCCGACGCGGTGGTCGATTACGGCCGTCGACGACACCGTCGGCCAGTACCTTCGCGGGCGGATCAAGAGCGAACCGAGCATCGACGAGGTGCAGGTCTGGGCGAACGAGTACATGGGTAATCGGTACTGGATCGTCATGGCCCCCGGTAACTGGGAGTTCGAACTCGTCGAGATGAAAGCGCCGGGCAGCATCTGGAACCCCAATCCGAACGACGACATCTGGCTTCAGAGCGCGAGCGAGGGTTACGACGGGCGGACGAGTTACGTCGAGGAAACTGCCGGCGCGTACTACGCCGCACGCCTCGCCGTCTTGGAGCACCTCGAGTCGATCGGTCGACAGGCCAAGTGCCTGGTCCTCCGGGAGGTCTCCGACGACTACTGGGCCCCCGTCGGCGTCTGGCAGGTTCGAGAAAGCGTGCGCAACGCGTTCGACGGAGCCTACGGCGAAGCCGAAACCTTCCACGACGCAATCGGGGAAATTTCGACCCAGCTTCCCGTCTCTCACGCCAGACTCAGACGAAAATCGGAGCTCGCTGCCGGTCTCCAGGCGAACCTCAGCGCCTTCTCGAGCGGTGAGTGA
- a CDS encoding AI-2E family transporter, translating to MDVRTAFFALLLVVLGAIATLMIAPLLQYVLAAALLAFVLHPAYERLAERIGPRPAALTLTAFAIVAAVVPLLIISIIVLDTVLSFLDGFDEEQAIESVFAFLVDDLGVEDGQLEAIETAVLTEVEASLSQAVEFVLLEVIGLLNASIEMGLGLIVFVFLLYYLLVDGDRLVAWLSDVAPIDPSVREELFDEVSTVTWAVIYSHVLVALVEGVLGGLGLYLLGVPNVAFWTVIMIVVAFLPAVGVWLVWAPAVGYLAMTSGPLPAVLLLLYGITVLSLVDNYLRAIFVDRGSGLHPAVVIVGVIGGIYLLGIMGLFLGPVLLAVFKAGLNVFNRMSLEGEARASSTDSEPSAPPKPPAGVERGVADSDGAD from the coding sequence ATGGACGTTCGAACTGCGTTCTTCGCCCTCCTCCTCGTCGTTCTCGGGGCAATCGCGACGTTGATGATCGCGCCGCTCCTCCAGTACGTGCTCGCCGCTGCGCTGCTCGCTTTCGTTCTCCATCCGGCCTACGAACGGTTAGCGGAGCGAATCGGGCCACGACCCGCAGCACTCACACTGACGGCCTTCGCGATCGTCGCCGCCGTCGTCCCGCTACTCATTATCTCCATTATCGTCCTCGACACCGTACTCTCGTTTTTGGACGGTTTCGACGAAGAACAGGCGATCGAATCCGTCTTCGCCTTCCTCGTCGACGACCTCGGCGTCGAAGACGGTCAACTCGAGGCGATCGAAACCGCCGTCTTGACCGAAGTCGAAGCGTCGCTCTCCCAGGCCGTCGAGTTCGTCCTGCTCGAGGTCATCGGCTTGCTGAACGCGAGCATCGAAATGGGACTCGGACTGATCGTCTTCGTCTTTCTCCTGTACTATCTGCTCGTCGACGGCGACAGACTCGTCGCGTGGCTCTCCGACGTCGCCCCGATCGATCCGTCCGTACGCGAAGAACTGTTCGACGAGGTTAGCACCGTGACGTGGGCCGTCATTTACAGCCACGTGCTGGTCGCACTCGTCGAGGGTGTCCTCGGTGGACTTGGGCTCTACTTACTCGGCGTGCCGAACGTCGCCTTCTGGACCGTGATCATGATCGTGGTCGCCTTCCTCCCCGCCGTCGGCGTCTGGCTCGTCTGGGCACCCGCCGTCGGCTACCTCGCGATGACGAGCGGACCACTTCCAGCCGTGTTGCTCTTGCTCTACGGAATCACCGTCCTCTCGCTGGTCGACAACTATCTGCGTGCGATTTTCGTCGACCGCGGGTCGGGCCTCCACCCGGCGGTCGTCATCGTCGGTGTCATCGGGGGGATCTACCTCCTCGGTATCATGGGGCTGTTCCTCGGTCCCGTCTTGCTCGCGGTCTTCAAAGCCGGGTTGAACGTCTTCAATCGAATGTCCCTCGAGGGCGAGGCCCGAGCCTCATCGACCGATAGCGAACCGAGCGCCCCACCGAAACCGCCAGCGGGTGTCGAACGAGGCGTCGCCGATTCGGACGGCGCTGACTGA
- a CDS encoding DUF302 domain-containing protein — MSLPIDPAAIDPDDFGEKQAVLEMDHEEAIEHVREVCENVGFGIPVEFSPSELLNEKVDADRDPYYVLGACNPEIANQALDETMKIGGLFPCNVIVWEEEPGRQRVYHVSIMKIAQLLGTAPENDAWDDILDQTGELTEEAFERFDAVETTVSD; from the coding sequence ATGAGCCTTCCAATCGACCCGGCAGCGATCGATCCGGACGACTTCGGCGAGAAACAGGCCGTCCTCGAGATGGACCACGAGGAGGCGATCGAACACGTTCGCGAGGTCTGTGAGAACGTCGGATTCGGCATTCCCGTCGAATTCTCGCCCTCGGAACTGCTCAACGAGAAAGTCGACGCCGACCGCGACCCGTACTACGTCCTCGGTGCCTGCAACCCCGAGATTGCGAATCAAGCACTCGACGAGACGATGAAAATCGGCGGTCTCTTCCCCTGTAACGTGATCGTCTGGGAGGAAGAACCGGGGCGTCAACGCGTCTACCACGTCTCGATCATGAAGATCGCCCAACTGCTCGGCACGGCACCGGAGAACGACGCGTGGGACGACATCCTCGATCAAACGGGGGAACTCACTGAAGAGGCGTTCGAGCGCTTCGACGCGGTCGAAACGACAGTTTCAGACTGA
- a CDS encoding CPBP family glutamic-type intramembrane protease gives MATEGARHGGRWLREQFDRLSWVQKSLLAGALLTILWMEFVPSELERRVWVDAAILIGGPLALGLTHGRHIGWNINRVAIRNAVLLSLFVLPFYLVGSTLPTIREFYPMWHTSSALSEFIPHAVQLFILALAAETYYRGLLCVGVKEIGFKAVLISPVVYMIHHAGKPPIEFLLSGPTDILFGAVDYQSNSILPSVIAHGAGLVLLDWLVVHDPLFDPTGVLVYLEWLPIPL, from the coding sequence GTGGCGACCGAGGGTGCTCGTCACGGTGGTCGCTGGCTTCGCGAGCAGTTCGATCGCCTTTCGTGGGTCCAGAAGTCGCTGTTGGCCGGCGCACTCCTGACGATTCTCTGGATGGAGTTCGTCCCCAGTGAACTCGAGCGACGGGTCTGGGTCGATGCAGCCATCCTGATCGGCGGGCCACTCGCGCTCGGCCTCACCCACGGCAGGCACATCGGCTGGAACATCAATCGAGTCGCGATTCGAAACGCCGTCTTGCTCTCGCTGTTCGTCTTGCCCTTCTACCTCGTCGGCTCGACGCTACCGACGATCAGGGAATTCTACCCGATGTGGCACACCTCGAGCGCGCTGAGCGAGTTTATCCCTCACGCGGTTCAGCTGTTCATCCTCGCGCTGGCGGCCGAAACGTACTATCGGGGCCTGCTCTGCGTCGGCGTCAAAGAGATCGGATTCAAAGCAGTGCTCATCAGCCCCGTCGTCTACATGATCCACCACGCGGGGAAGCCGCCGATCGAGTTCCTCCTGTCGGGCCCGACGGACATCCTCTTTGGAGCCGTCGACTACCAATCGAACTCGATTCTCCCCTCCGTGATCGCCCACGGTGCCGGACTGGTCCTCCTCGATTGGCTCGTCGTCCACGACCCGTTGTTCGATCCGACTGGTGTCTTGGTGTACCTCGAGTGGCTCCCAATTCCACTCTGA